The Methanoplanus sp. FWC-SCC4 genome has a window encoding:
- a CDS encoding response regulator, with amino-acid sequence MYNILVVDDSPMIVDVFVAMLERGGYAPIAAYSGPECLEKLKEITPHLILLDIMMEPMDGWETLENIKANPETKEIPVMMLTAKQLTPEEAQEYGAYIEDYVMKPTTHRQLYDAIEYILKRRESISKDVDGAKEAGVEEQIVEEYERLSKSVDVLKRLFKILESTYNLNDEDVKVGENISQAIKSMEMSIKLQEERLAQIKKSFNQ; translated from the coding sequence ATGTACAATATTCTGGTAGTTGATGACAGCCCGATGATTGTCGACGTATTCGTTGCCATGCTTGAACGTGGAGGTTATGCACCAATTGCTGCATACAGCGGCCCCGAATGCCTGGAAAAATTAAAAGAGATCACCCCGCACCTCATACTTCTGGATATTATGATGGAACCCATGGACGGCTGGGAAACTCTCGAAAATATCAAAGCAAACCCCGAAACAAAAGAAATTCCTGTGATGATGCTTACTGCAAAACAACTTACACCCGAGGAGGCACAGGAATATGGGGCCTACATTGAAGATTATGTTATGAAACCAACAACCCACAGACAACTTTACGATGCAATAGAATACATTCTAAAACGCCGGGAGAGTATTTCCAAAGATGTTGACGGGGCAAAGGAAGCAGGGGTTGAAGAACAAATCGTCGAAGAATATGAACGCCTTAGCAAAAGTGTTGACGTCTTAAAGCGCCTTTTCAAAATTCTTGAATCAACATACAACCTAAATGATGAAGACGTAAAAGTTGGAGAAAATATTTCACAAGCCATAAAAAGTATGGAAATGAGCATTAAACTCCAGGAAGAACGCCTGGCACAGATTAAAAAATCATTTAACCAATAA
- a CDS encoding DNA-directed RNA polymerase subunit H: MSTNFSVLKHVMVPDHQIMSQEEIQDLLTFYQITRDQLPKIYHDDPAVKEVGAKINDVIRIVRTSQTAGLAEAYRMVVKRPKK; this comes from the coding sequence ATGAGCACCAATTTTTCGGTATTAAAACATGTTATGGTACCTGACCATCAAATCATGAGTCAGGAAGAGATCCAGGATCTGCTTACTTTCTACCAGATTACCCGTGACCAGCTTCCAAAAATTTACCACGATGATCCGGCAGTAAAAGAAGTTGGAGCAAAGATCAATGACGTAATCAGGATTGTCCGCACAAGTCAAACCGCTGGTCTGGCCGAAGCGTATAGAATGGTCGTAAAGAGGCCAAAGAAATAA
- a CDS encoding DNA-directed RNA polymerase subunit B'' yields MLDRKTLSEAYFSRAHVARHQLDSYNYFLDYNLQKVVDEQRVIETDIAQRGKDNEPVWVELGTIRVEKPVVREADGSQSGLYPSEARLRNLTYAAPIQLDMVLVQGDERQETVTTTIGQLPVMVGSSVCNLCGLSDDERIEHGEDSHDPGGYFIVNGSERVLMTLEDLASNKIMTEYTERYNERIYVAKVFSQYRGYRALVIVERNKKNILEVSFPSVAGHLKFVDLMRALGLNSDEDVVNAVSTDEDVLTFMLQNLEESECDNTEEGIMYVGKKLAPNQTKDYQKKRAEFVLDNYLLPHLNELMPAGIKEEDPGYQAAVESVRLAKAHFLGRMGEACFDLVLDRRKIDDKDHYSNKRLKLAGDLMEDLFRISLNRLTRDVKYQLERASMRHRDLSISTAVRADVLTERLLHPLATGNWVGGRTGVSQLLDRVDHMAVVSHLRRVISPLSRSQPHFEARDLHPTQWGRICPSETPEGPNCGLVKNFAQMVEISKGVKDEQAINRMLYNLGVEELKREVL; encoded by the coding sequence TTGTTAGATCGTAAAACATTATCTGAAGCGTATTTTTCACGCGCACACGTTGCGCGCCATCAGCTTGATTCATACAATTATTTCCTAGACTACAATTTACAGAAAGTTGTAGATGAACAGCGTGTCATTGAAACTGACATAGCTCAAAGAGGAAAAGACAATGAACCTGTATGGGTTGAACTAGGCACTATAAGGGTAGAAAAACCAGTGGTTCGTGAAGCAGACGGATCACAGTCCGGTCTTTACCCAAGCGAAGCCCGTCTCAGAAACCTGACCTATGCTGCTCCAATACAGCTGGATATGGTACTGGTTCAGGGAGACGAAAGACAGGAAACAGTGACAACAACCATAGGGCAATTACCTGTAATGGTTGGATCCAGCGTCTGTAACCTGTGTGGACTCTCAGACGATGAGAGAATAGAACATGGTGAAGATTCACACGATCCGGGAGGATATTTCATCGTAAACGGTTCTGAACGTGTATTAATGACACTGGAAGATCTTGCATCAAATAAGATCATGACAGAATACACCGAAAGATACAATGAAAGAATATACGTTGCTAAAGTATTCTCCCAGTATCGCGGATATCGTGCACTTGTCATTGTTGAAAGAAACAAGAAAAATATTTTGGAAGTTTCATTTCCGTCTGTTGCAGGTCACCTTAAATTCGTAGATTTAATGCGTGCACTTGGTCTCAATAGCGATGAAGATGTTGTAAATGCTGTTTCAACAGATGAAGACGTTCTTACCTTCATGCTCCAGAATCTCGAAGAAAGTGAATGCGACAACACTGAAGAAGGTATAATGTACGTTGGTAAAAAACTTGCACCAAATCAGACAAAAGATTACCAGAAAAAGCGTGCAGAGTTTGTTCTTGACAATTACCTCCTTCCGCACTTAAATGAGCTGATGCCTGCAGGAATAAAAGAAGAAGATCCCGGATACCAAGCAGCAGTTGAAAGTGTCCGCCTTGCAAAAGCACACTTCCTTGGAAGAATGGGAGAAGCCTGTTTTGATCTTGTCCTTGACAGAAGAAAAATTGATGATAAAGATCACTATTCAAACAAGCGTCTGAAACTTGCCGGGGATTTGATGGAAGATTTATTCCGTATTTCACTGAACAGACTTACACGTGATGTGAAATACCAGCTGGAACGTGCAAGCATGAGACACAGGGATTTGTCAATCAGCACGGCTGTTCGTGCAGATGTTTTAACAGAGAGACTTCTGCATCCTCTTGCAACTGGAAACTGGGTTGGTGGAAGAACCGGTGTTTCACAGTTATTAGACAGAGTTGATCATATGGCAGTTGTATCTCACCTGCGCCGTGTAATATCACCATTGTCCCGTTCACAACCTCACTTTGAGGCCCGTGATCTTCACCCGACACAATGGGGAAGAATATGTCCTTCGGAAACTCCTGAAGGTCCAAATTGTGGTCTTGTTAAAAACTTTGCTCAAATGGTTGAAATCTCAAAAGGAGTTAAAGACGAGCAGGCAATTAACAGAATGCTCTACAACCTTGGTGTGGAAGAACTCAAAAGGGAGGTATTATGA